In a single window of the Clarias gariepinus isolate MV-2021 ecotype Netherlands chromosome 16, CGAR_prim_01v2, whole genome shotgun sequence genome:
- the trak1b gene encoding trafficking kinesin-binding protein 1 isoform X1 — protein MTKTYNDIDAVTRLLEEKERDLELAARIGQSLLKKNQTLSEQNEYLEEQVGNIREEVAQLHHELNLKDELLHFYTNAAEESEEDATSPSGRRVRTLSPFHSGSSVDLLEMKLRDLEVENLSLRSEASHLKSETETYEEKEQQLVNDCVKELRQSSLQISTIAEELSRKTEDAARQQEEITHLLSQVVDLQKKAKTYALENEELTQHLVAAKDAQRQLTVELQELGEKYLECIEMLHEAQEELKYLRNRSVSAGTPRRCHPLGLYPMDSLAAEIEGTMRTELSQEHPELEEQKVRHKRVFETVKNINQSVRQRSPAPPSANIPGSNQTLSCLRPTLSDINTDDTAALDNREQSLLLEAESTDASSGGSEKRSSSEDLKLALRRLSLRRQNNLSERRFFEEARERKHHDTPLHGIVSGESIMSLGIWPSRPYLPDKLQIVKPLEGSATLQQWQQLAQPNLGGILDTRPGVVPKGFRPLELDLEEVYHYSDYEEDEPGEQYFQNLPTTTSTASSGLGHAISASPSPCLSTGHAFAEFSVHYPGKCMAHTSSTYTFTTCKILHPSDEVTRVTPSLNPAPTSSFAMSSSLRSTPAATPCTPRRLSLSQSQSFTNLRDSTKTFSTSLGLVRLLQERGISAAVYQPRTWDRASGGVLLSTSVLPQLSPPGSQKPSTPPNSPARLTPSPHSVAPGNAADFSFKSPSYENFLASKPARSILKEVAEGTQARDCESQTDVSVYNLNLVDKLKRLGLASPGASGVSGPRPMLSTLGGLRRTGSPFTPLNEGLRRNRSYPAVVGASMAMKGPGPQGDDPILGPKLPKQSSLK, from the exons gtgGCCCAGCTCCATCATGAGCTAAATCTGAAAGATGAGCTTTTACATTTCTACACCAACGCAGCCGAGGAGAGCGAGGAGGATGCCACGTCTCCATC AGGTCGGCGTGTCAGGACGCTGTCGCCTTTCCACAGTGGTTCCAGTGTGGATTTGCTTGAGATGAAACTCAGAGACCTCGAAGTGGAGAACCTGTCTCTCCGTTCAGAG GCGAGTCATCTAAAGTCAGAGACAGAGACGTATGAGGAGAAAGAGCAGCAGCTGGTGAACGACTGTGTAAAGGAACTCA GACAGTCCAGTCTTCAGATCTCCACCATAGCCGAGGAGCTGAGCAGGAAGACGGAGGATGCGGCTCGCCAACAAGAGGAAATCACACACTTGCTCTCGCAGGTCGTCGACTTGCAGAAAAAGGCCAAAACG TATGCCCTGGAAAATGAGGAGCTCACTCAGCATCTAGTAGCAGCCAAAGATGCCCAGAGGCAACTCACAGTCGAG CTTCAGGAGCTGGGCGAAAAGTATTTGGAGTGTATTGAGATGCTGCATGAGGCTCAGGAAGAGCTGAAGTACCTGCGTAACAGGAGTGTGTCTGCTGGAACACCGCGGCGTTGCCATCCTCTTGGACTGTACCCCAtg gaCTCTCTGGCTGCTGAAATTGAGGGCACTATGAGGACGGAGTTGAGTCAAGAGCACCCTGAACTTGAGGAGCAGAA GGTGCGTCATAAGCGTGTGTTTGAGACGGTTAAAAACATCAACCAATCAGTCAGGCAACGCTCACCGGCTCCGCCTTCTGCTAACATCCCAGGATCCAATCAGACGCTCTCGTGCCTACGTCCCACCCTCTCTGACATCAACACTGACGACACGGCTGCCCTTGACAACCGTGAACAAAGCTTGCTCCTGGAAGCGGAGTCCACAGATGCCAG TTCTGGTGGATCTGAGAAGCGTTCCAGTTCAGAAGACCTAAAGCTGGCATTGCGCCGTCTCTCACTGCGCCGGCAGAACAACCTGAGCGAGCGGCGTTTCTTTGAGGAGGCGCGTGAGAGGAAGCACCATGACACTCCACTTCATGGCATCGTGTCTGGAGAGAGCATCATGTCACTGGGCATATGGCCGAGCCGACCGTACCTTCCAGACAAGCTGCAGATTGTCAAACCATTGGAAG GCTCTGCCACCTTGCAACAATGGCAGCAGTTAGCTCAGCCTAACCTAGGTGGGATTTTGGACACCCGTCCCGGTGTCGTCCCTAAGGGTTTCCGTCCCCTGGAACTCGATCTAGAAGAGGTCTATCACTACAGTGACTACGAGGAGGACGAGCCGGGAGAGCAGTACTTTCAGAACCTTCCCACCACCACCAGTACGGCCAGTTCTGGACTTGGCCACGCCATCTCTGCCTCTCCGTCCCCTTGCCTCAGCACTGGCCATGCTTTTGCAGAGTTCTCAG TGCACTACCCGGGTAAGTGCATGGCCCACACCAGTTCCACCTACACCTTCACCACCTGCAAGATCCTCCACCCATCCGACGAGGTCACCAGAGTCACTCCCAG TCTAAACCCTGCCCCCACCTCCTCATTTGCGATGTCGTCCAGCCTTCGTTCCACCCCTGCAGCCACGCCCTGCACGCCACGCCGCTTAAGCCTCTCCCAGTCCCAGTCTTTTACCAATTTACGTGACTCCACTAAGACCTTCAGCACATCACTGGGGTTAGTGCGCCTCCTACAGGAGCGTGGGATCTCTGCAGCCGTCTATCAGCCGCGTACCTGGGACAGGGCCAGTGGTGGGGTCCTGTTATCCACCTCCGTGCTCCCTCAACTGTCTCCTCCGGGCTCTCAGAAACCTTCCACTCCACCAAACTCCCCTGCTCGACTCACTCCGAGCCCTCACTCTGTTGCCCCGGGCAACGCTGCTGACTTTTCATTCAAAAGCCCATCCTATGAGAACTTTTTAGCCTCTAAGCCGGCGCGGTCCATTCTGAAAGAGGTGGCCGAGGGAACCCAGGCGAGGGATTGTGAGAGCCAGACGGATGTCAGCGTGTACAACCTTAACCTGGTGGATAAGCTAAAGAGGCTGGGGCTCGCAAGTCCAGGAGCCAGTGGGGTCTCAGGGCCACGCCCCATGCTGAGCACTCTCGGTGGCCTGAGGAGGACGGGCTCTCCCTTCACACCCCTAAACGAAGGGTTGAGGCGGAATCGGAGCTACCCAGCTGTTGTTGGAGCAAGCATGGCTATGAAGGGCCCTGGACCTCAAGGGGATGACCCGATCCTAGGTCCGAAACTTCCCAAGCAGTCTAGTCTCAAATAG
- the trak1b gene encoding trafficking kinesin-binding protein 1 isoform X2: MKLRDLEVENLSLRSEASHLKSETETYEEKEQQLVNDCVKELRQSSLQISTIAEELSRKTEDAARQQEEITHLLSQVVDLQKKAKTYALENEELTQHLVAAKDAQRQLTVELQELGEKYLECIEMLHEAQEELKYLRNRSVSAGTPRRCHPLGLYPMDSLAAEIEGTMRTELSQEHPELEEQKVRHKRVFETVKNINQSVRQRSPAPPSANIPGSNQTLSCLRPTLSDINTDDTAALDNREQSLLLEAESTDASSGGSEKRSSSEDLKLALRRLSLRRQNNLSERRFFEEARERKHHDTPLHGIVSGESIMSLGIWPSRPYLPDKLQIVKPLEGSATLQQWQQLAQPNLGGILDTRPGVVPKGFRPLELDLEEVYHYSDYEEDEPGEQYFQNLPTTTSTASSGLGHAISASPSPCLSTGHAFAEFSVHYPGKCMAHTSSTYTFTTCKILHPSDEVTRVTPSLNPAPTSSFAMSSSLRSTPAATPCTPRRLSLSQSQSFTNLRDSTKTFSTSLGLVRLLQERGISAAVYQPRTWDRASGGVLLSTSVLPQLSPPGSQKPSTPPNSPARLTPSPHSVAPGNAADFSFKSPSYENFLASKPARSILKEVAEGTQARDCESQTDVSVYNLNLVDKLKRLGLASPGASGVSGPRPMLSTLGGLRRTGSPFTPLNEGLRRNRSYPAVVGASMAMKGPGPQGDDPILGPKLPKQSSLK, translated from the exons ATGAAACTCAGAGACCTCGAAGTGGAGAACCTGTCTCTCCGTTCAGAG GCGAGTCATCTAAAGTCAGAGACAGAGACGTATGAGGAGAAAGAGCAGCAGCTGGTGAACGACTGTGTAAAGGAACTCA GACAGTCCAGTCTTCAGATCTCCACCATAGCCGAGGAGCTGAGCAGGAAGACGGAGGATGCGGCTCGCCAACAAGAGGAAATCACACACTTGCTCTCGCAGGTCGTCGACTTGCAGAAAAAGGCCAAAACG TATGCCCTGGAAAATGAGGAGCTCACTCAGCATCTAGTAGCAGCCAAAGATGCCCAGAGGCAACTCACAGTCGAG CTTCAGGAGCTGGGCGAAAAGTATTTGGAGTGTATTGAGATGCTGCATGAGGCTCAGGAAGAGCTGAAGTACCTGCGTAACAGGAGTGTGTCTGCTGGAACACCGCGGCGTTGCCATCCTCTTGGACTGTACCCCAtg gaCTCTCTGGCTGCTGAAATTGAGGGCACTATGAGGACGGAGTTGAGTCAAGAGCACCCTGAACTTGAGGAGCAGAA GGTGCGTCATAAGCGTGTGTTTGAGACGGTTAAAAACATCAACCAATCAGTCAGGCAACGCTCACCGGCTCCGCCTTCTGCTAACATCCCAGGATCCAATCAGACGCTCTCGTGCCTACGTCCCACCCTCTCTGACATCAACACTGACGACACGGCTGCCCTTGACAACCGTGAACAAAGCTTGCTCCTGGAAGCGGAGTCCACAGATGCCAG TTCTGGTGGATCTGAGAAGCGTTCCAGTTCAGAAGACCTAAAGCTGGCATTGCGCCGTCTCTCACTGCGCCGGCAGAACAACCTGAGCGAGCGGCGTTTCTTTGAGGAGGCGCGTGAGAGGAAGCACCATGACACTCCACTTCATGGCATCGTGTCTGGAGAGAGCATCATGTCACTGGGCATATGGCCGAGCCGACCGTACCTTCCAGACAAGCTGCAGATTGTCAAACCATTGGAAG GCTCTGCCACCTTGCAACAATGGCAGCAGTTAGCTCAGCCTAACCTAGGTGGGATTTTGGACACCCGTCCCGGTGTCGTCCCTAAGGGTTTCCGTCCCCTGGAACTCGATCTAGAAGAGGTCTATCACTACAGTGACTACGAGGAGGACGAGCCGGGAGAGCAGTACTTTCAGAACCTTCCCACCACCACCAGTACGGCCAGTTCTGGACTTGGCCACGCCATCTCTGCCTCTCCGTCCCCTTGCCTCAGCACTGGCCATGCTTTTGCAGAGTTCTCAG TGCACTACCCGGGTAAGTGCATGGCCCACACCAGTTCCACCTACACCTTCACCACCTGCAAGATCCTCCACCCATCCGACGAGGTCACCAGAGTCACTCCCAG TCTAAACCCTGCCCCCACCTCCTCATTTGCGATGTCGTCCAGCCTTCGTTCCACCCCTGCAGCCACGCCCTGCACGCCACGCCGCTTAAGCCTCTCCCAGTCCCAGTCTTTTACCAATTTACGTGACTCCACTAAGACCTTCAGCACATCACTGGGGTTAGTGCGCCTCCTACAGGAGCGTGGGATCTCTGCAGCCGTCTATCAGCCGCGTACCTGGGACAGGGCCAGTGGTGGGGTCCTGTTATCCACCTCCGTGCTCCCTCAACTGTCTCCTCCGGGCTCTCAGAAACCTTCCACTCCACCAAACTCCCCTGCTCGACTCACTCCGAGCCCTCACTCTGTTGCCCCGGGCAACGCTGCTGACTTTTCATTCAAAAGCCCATCCTATGAGAACTTTTTAGCCTCTAAGCCGGCGCGGTCCATTCTGAAAGAGGTGGCCGAGGGAACCCAGGCGAGGGATTGTGAGAGCCAGACGGATGTCAGCGTGTACAACCTTAACCTGGTGGATAAGCTAAAGAGGCTGGGGCTCGCAAGTCCAGGAGCCAGTGGGGTCTCAGGGCCACGCCCCATGCTGAGCACTCTCGGTGGCCTGAGGAGGACGGGCTCTCCCTTCACACCCCTAAACGAAGGGTTGAGGCGGAATCGGAGCTACCCAGCTGTTGTTGGAGCAAGCATGGCTATGAAGGGCCCTGGACCTCAAGGGGATGACCCGATCCTAGGTCCGAAACTTCCCAAGCAGTCTAGTCTCAAATAG